GGGCCGCAGTTCCGGGAGCAGTGGGAGTCACTTTTCGCAAAATACGCTCAAAGCTATCCCCAAGAGGCCGAGGAAATCCGAAAGATCACGAGCGGAGAGCTTCCTGAGGCTTGGGATCGCGACATCCCCACGTTTCCCGCTGATGCTAAAGGTCTGGCCACCCGAGCGTCCTCCGGGAAGGTCCTCAACGCCGTCGCCAAGCGCATCCCGTGGATGATCGGTGGTTCGGCCGACCTGGCGCCATCCAATAACACGCTCCTCACATTCCCGGAGGCAGGTCATTTCGCCGCGAACAATTACGCCGGGCGGAATCTTCATTATGGAATCCGGGAGCACGCGATGGGAGCGATCAGCAACGGTCTGGCCCTCTGTGGGCTTCGCCCTTATGCAGGGACCTTTCTGGTTTTCAGCGATTACATGCGGCCGGCGATCCGTCTGGCTGCCCTGATGGAATTGCCTGTTCTGCACATCTTCACTCACGATTCGATCGGGGTGGGCGAGGATGGCCCGACGCATCAACCGGTTGAGCATGTGGCGGCTTTGCGGGCGATTCCTCATCTGGTGGTCATTCGCCCCGCCGATGCCAACGAAGTGGCAGAAGCCTACCGTGTGGCGCTGCGGATGCGTCGTAATCCGGTCGCCCTCATTCTGACGCGGCAAAACCTGCCCACGCTGGATCGGAGTCAATACGCCTCGGCAGCCGGACTGGCATGCGGGGCGTACATTCTGGCCGAAGCTTCCAAGTTGCCACCGGATGTGATTCTCATCGGAACGGGAAGCGAAGTGGCTGTATGCCTGGCTGCCCGCGAGCTACTTGCCCAGGACGGGATTGCCGCCCGAGTCGTGAGCATGCCGAGTTGGGAACTCTTCGAAAGCCAGCCGGAAGAGTACCGCAGGTCTGTCCTGCCGCCGGAAGTGGCGGCACGGGTGGCCGTGGAGGCCGGCATCGCGCAGGGATGGGAGCGCTATCTCGGGCCGAAGGGGATCTTTGTAGGAATGAAAGGTTTTGGGGCCTCCGCTCCCGCCGGAGTGCTCATGAAACACTTCGGAATCACGCCCGAAAATGTCGCAGCGGCCGCCAAAAAGTCGCTCGGCCAGGCGTGATGGATTGATAGGTTGGAGGCTCCCTCAAACCGGGGGCTGGGTCGTTCAGGGTCCCCCGGATGGCTTCACCACAACCGCAGCGAGACGAGGACAACACCCGCCGTAAGTCGCCCCCAAGGCGACTGCACCGGGAGATTGTCCGCCTTCGCCTGCAGCTTCGGGATCAACTGCGTGCGCAGTGTTCACGCTTTTGCGCCCGACGCCGGGAGATTCTCACTCCGGCTTTTCAGAACGGCCTGGGGTTGGCTCTCGTAGTGGGGGGCGGAATCTGGCTTCTCGCCGCGGGACATCCCCTGGCACTGGCACTTTTGTACGCAGGACTGGCCATCTGGCTGGCCACTCGTGAAAATCCTCGCTGAAATTGACAGGAGAATCGCCACTCGATGAAAGCCGAACGATGGGAAAGGGACCTGGCGGGCCCGAAAGGGCTTAATTCAGCCACGGATGAGCCGGTTGATGCCTCAGGTTCAGGGCGTTAACAAGGATCGTGCGGCCAATCGAAAAGACGACTCGTTTCCACAGCTCACGCTCGTTTTCGGGAAACACCAGGTCCTTTGTGGCCTTGGCCACCAGCCAGGAACCCTGGGCCAGCTCACCTTCCAACTGACCTCCCGCCCAACCCGAATGTCCGAGGAACACCCGGGCTTCGTGTCCTTCCTCTGTCATCAGGCGCTCCAGGTTGTGACGCTGAAGCGAGAAGTAAACGCCGGGGATGACCTCCAGTTCGGCCAGTTCCGGTACGTCATGGAGCGCCATCAGCGGGCCGCTGACGGGTCCACCGATATTCAGAAATCGGTCATTGACGCAGGGTGTATTCGAGACCTCGGCCCAGAGTTCCTTGATCCGCTTGGGGTGGAGCCGATTGAGAATGACGCCGAACGCGCCGTTCTCATTGTGCTGGATAATGAGCACCACCGTTCCCACGAAATTGGGATCCACGAGATATGGCGAAGCAGCGAGCAGGTGTCCTTGCAGTGACTCCATCGGTTGCACCCTCCCAGTAGTCGATGAATCTCGATGCCACAGAGGGAAGTCGCCCCTTTCACACTTTCCCAACCAAGTCCCTCCCTATATTCATCTTACGTGGAGGGATTGCAATTTACGCGAACGAATCCTATTTTCTCGCAAGAACCTTTGCCGTGTGTTTTGGACTCGGACCAACGGCCGGCAGCCCGGGGCGATCCCGCTTCCGCATCCTCGATCCGCTCGATAGCAATTCCGGCGGCTTGGGATTACAATCTCTGTCAGTCACGGGGTAAAGTTGGCGCTTATTTTAGCGGATCAAGGAGAGACTTCCATGACTGAGAGGAGTTTTCCCCGATGCTGGCGGTCCAGCTTCTTTTGGGCGATACCGGTCGCGGCTGCAATCGCGTTCCCCACAGGTGGGGCTGGCAAAGAGCCCTCCCCGGCCGCCACTTTTTCCATCCAGAAGACCGATCACGGGGTGGAAATACTGGGGAACGGAGAACTCTGGGCAGCCTATGTGGCCGATGGGGAATTCAAGCCCTACGTTTGGCCGATCATCGGCCCGACGGGCAAGCCTTTCACTCGCGAATGGCCCATGGGCCCCGGCGAGGGGGAGAAGCACGACCATCCGCACCAGCGCTCTCTGTGGTTTACCCACGGTGATGTCAATGGCATCAGTTTCTGGGAGGAAGCACCCGGTCGAGGTAAAACCGTTCACCGCGAATTTGTTACCCTGGAAGGGGGCGCCAAAGCGGTGGTCGTTACCCGCAATGACTGGGTCGCACCTGATGGAACGGTGCTGCTCAACGACGTTCGGAAGCTGGTCTTTTACCCACTCGGGGAAAACCGCGTCATCGATTTTGCCATCCGTCTGACGGCCGTCGCCGACAATGTGACCTTCGGCGACACCAAGGAGGGGACATTTGGGCTTCGCGTGGCTGACTCCATGACCGTGGATGCGAAAAAAGGCGGAAAGATCGTGAATAGCGAAGGTCAAGAAGATAAAGATGCCTGGGGTAAAAAGGCGAAGTGGGTTGACTACTCGGGCCCGGTGGACAGCGAGATCGTGGGAATTGCCGTCCTCAATCACCCCAGCAGTTTCCGGTTTCCTACCTACTGGCACGTGCGAACCTACGGCCTGTTTGCGGCCAACCCGTTCGGCTGGCATGATTTTGTCGGGCGCTCCGATGTCAGCGGCGCTTACACTCTGGGGAAGGGCCAAAGCATCGAGCTCCGGTACCGCGTCATTCTCCACAAGGGACGCACAGCAGAGGCAAAAATCCCTCAGCTTTATGAAGAATATGCGGCCGAGCCACCGCTTCCGCTGCCCTGAAGGGTCCCTTTTCGCAGGATCGGGCAATGTTACCCGGCAGTGAGCAGGGGGCTAGGGGGTGATAAAAACTCCGGGCAATATGTAGTCCGCAGGTTGATTTGGCAGTTCTGTCGGGACGTTAGCGTGTCGTTTTTTTTTGAACCAACCGTCTTGCCCCTACGTTTGTCTCAAGCCGTACATTCGATAAAGTCGAAGAGAGAGCAGGGGCATTGCGCACTTGTGGGACAGGTCTGACCCCACGCAGATCGTCCAGGCTCTCTCGGAGGCATGCGGTGAGTACAGCTTCACTACGCTCGCCCAACGGACTCCCCGGTGTACCCGGGGGAATGCTCAACAACTTTGCCCAATGGGTGGCGGACGTCGGTGCCCGAACGATGGACTGGATCGTCGGGCTGGGGAGCATTTCGCTGTTCTTCGCGAGAACGCTCCGCTGGCTTGTCATCCGGCGCCCTCGACGGGAGACGATTATCTGGAATTTTTATCAGATCGGGGTGCTCAGCCTCCCGGTGGTGGCCCTCACTGGGACATTTGTGGGGATGGTCCTCGCCGTGCAGAGCTACGCCCAGTTCAAAATGCTCAACCTGGAAACCCGGCTGGGGGCGGTCATCAATATGTCACTCGTCCGCGAGCTTGGGCCGGTCCTGGCCGCCACCATGCTCGCCGGTCGGGTGGGCAGTGCGATGGCGGCCGAGTTGGGCACAATGCGGGTCACGGAACAGATCGACGCCCTGGCTGTCATGGGGGCGGACCCCATCCATTACCTTGTCGTTCCCCGGTTTCTTGCCTGCCTGGTGCTCATTCCCGCGCTCACGCTGGTGGCCGACTTCATGGGCGTGGTCGGGGGATACTATTACAGCGTTTACCTGCTGCACATCGACGCCTACTATTACCTTCAGAACTCCGCAAATTATGTGGGGTGGTTTGATCTGTTCTCGGGAACGGCCAAAACGCTGTTTTTCGGAGGCGCCATCGCCGTGATCGGTTGCCACCATGGTTTTCATTGTGATCCGGGCGCGGAAGGCGTCGGCCGCGCTGCCACCTACGCGTTTGTCCATTCGTTCGTGACGATCCTGCTTCTGGATCTGCTTTTGGGAATCGGTTTCGATGCGCTCTACAATGTGCTGTTTCCGCAGGGCCCGCGGTTGATTTAATGCGAGATTACCCAGTGACACTTCGGAGGTGCGACGTTCGTCAGCCGTCATGACCTATGCCACAGAACCCCACGTCAGCCCGACAGCCACCGCCGCTCCGACTGACGGCCATGTCCTGGTGGAAGTGGACCACCTGACGGTGACCTTCGGCCGTCAGACGGTGCTGCGGGACATTTCCCTCCAGATACGGCGGGGCGAGACCGTGGCGATCCTGGGGGAAAGTGGCTGCGGAAAGACGGTGTTCCTGAAAACACTCGTGGCCCTCCAGCGACCCACTCGTGGCAAGGTCTTCTTCGACGGTCAGGATTTATTTCGCCTCAACGCCGCGGAGCTGGCACAACTGCGCACCCGAATGGGATTCGTCTTCCAGAATGCAGCCCTTTTTGACAGCATGACGATCGGCGAAAACATCGCTTTTCCCCTGCGTCAGCACCGACAATTGAGTGAGGACGAAATTCAGGCCATTGTTCGGGCGAGGGTGGCGGAAGTTGGGCTGCCCATGAGTGTCCTTCGCAAAAAGCCGGGAGAGATCTCAGGTGGGATGCGGAAGCGGGTGGGTCTTGCCCGGGCCCTTGCTCTGGAGCCGGAACTGATGCTTTATGACGAACCTACGACGGGACTGGATCCCATCATGAGCGATGTGATCAACGAACTCATCCTCCGCACCCGGCGCCAACATCCTGTGACGAGTGTCATCGTCACGCATGACATGCGCACAGCCACCAAAGTGTGCGATCGCATCGTCATGCTCTACCCGCTCGCGCGACTTAAACCCGGGGAGAGCCAGATCCTCTATGATGGCCCAGCTGCAGAGATCGAAAAAGCCGACGATCGCCGGGTCATTCAATTTGTCCGTGGCGAGGCGGGGGAACGTCTGATGGAAATGGCTCGCGAAGAAAATAATCACCCGCACTCTGCGGAGGAGTCGGCCCATGGATGAACGGCTCATGCAGTTCCGAATCGGGGTGATGGTGCTGGCGTCCATTCTCATTGCCGCCATTTTGCTGGTGACGTTTGGAGAATGGCGATGGCCTTTTCCTGCGGAATACACCATCTACATCCGCTTTCCCGAGGCCCCCGGTGTGGCCGAGCGCTCCCCCTTGCGGAAAAGCGGGATTGTCATCGGTCACGTGACCGATGTGCAATTGACCCCCGAGGGGAATGTGCTCGTCACCGCCCGCGTCGAACGCAAATACGTGCTTCGCCGCAACGAAGTGTGTCGATTGAATCGGGCATTGCTGGGGGATTCCACCCTGGAGATCTCGCTCTCCCCGGACCCCAACGCTTCGACCGAACCTCTCAAGGAAGGCGATGTCATGCAGGGAATCGTCCCTCCAGATCCCATCGTGATTCTCACCAACCTGCAGGAACGGCTGGTAACGGCGATCAATTCAGTGAACCAGACGGCGGCCGACTTGGGGGATACGGTGCGCTCCGTCAATCGCATTCTCACGGATAACGAACAGCAATTGAAGGACCTGCTCGCCAACGCTAACAAGACGGTGACGCTTGCCCAGCAGACGGTGAGTAACGCCAATGACATCGTGGGAGACCCGGAGCTGAAACAGCGGCTGAAGGATACGCTGAGCCGCGTTCCCCAGGTGGTGGACGATCTTCGTCACACCCTCGACGAAGCCAACCAGACGATTCGCGTGGCGAGGGAAAATTTGGACAACCTTCGTGGGGTGACGAGCCCGCTGGCGGAAAACGGGGCTGCCATGGTCCGTCGCCTGGATACCAGTTTGCAGAACTTGGAGCGCGTGACCGCCCAGCTCGCCGAGTTCGGTGAAAACCTGAACCGCGAGGATTCCACGCTCGGCCGTCTCGTGCGGGATCCCACGCTCTACCAGAAACTCGATCGCACCATGACCAACGTTCAGCAGTTGACGCAGGATCTCCGACCGGTAATCAGCGATCTTCGCGTGTTCAGCGACAAAATTGCCCGCCATCCCGAGTTGCTGGGCGTCAGGGGTGCCCTGGAACGCCAGGCGGGTACCAAGGGTCTGCCCAATATTCCCTCTTTCGGCGAGGAGACCGTTCCGGTGCCGCAGGCTGAGCCGCCGCGCCGATTCTCCATCCTTCCCGGAACCTTCCGTTGAGAATGCCGGTGTTGTGAAAGGGTGATTCGGCGTTACCTGGATGCCGTCGTTCCCAGTTTTAAAAAGCTCCGCTCGATCTCTTCCAGTGTTTTGCCTTTTGTTTCTGGCACGAACAGCAGGACAAACACCAGGCACACCGCGCACATCACGGCATACGTCCAGAACGCCGAGGCGGGTCCCCACGCCGCGTACATCATGGGAGCGGTCTGCGTGATCAGAAAGTCCGCCAGCCACAGGGCCACCGTGGCAATCCCCATGGCCAGACCGCGTGTTCGGGTGGGAAACATTTCCGCCAGCACAACCCACACCACCGGTCCCATGCCCACCGCAAAGGACGCCATGTAAAGCTGGATGAACACCACAACCCAGGTATTGGGCAATTGCTGATGAAATGCCCAGCCCAGGAGCACAAGCGAAACTCCCATCGCCGTGGACGTAAGAAGCAGGAGGGGTTTTCGCCCCAATCGATCCACTACGGCAATGGCAACCAGAGTGAAGGTTAGATTGACGGCCTGCGTGATGATCGTCCAGAACAGGGCCCAGATGTCGGTACTGCCGGAACTGCGAAAGATGCTGGGCGTATAATAGACGATGGCGTTGATCCCGGTGATTTGCTGAAGGATCGCAAGAATGACGCCGATCACGAGAATCCGCCGGTAACCGGGACGAAGCAGTTCACTTAATCGGCCAGTTTCTTCCGCCACAGTGCGCTGAATATCTGCCGCTTCCCAGTTTGCTCGCTCCGGCCCGGCCAGCCGGGTGAGTACGGCGAGCGCATCCGCCGTTCTGCCCATCTTGATCAGCCAGCGAGGACTTTCCGGAACGAGGGTCAGACAGGCGAGGAACAGGACGGCGGGCAGCGTTTCCGAGCCGAACATCCAGCGCCACCCGGTCGTCACATTCCAGGCATGATCCCCCTGGAGCGCGATGACCCAGTTCACAATGGCGACCACCACCATCCCCGAGATGATGGCAATCTGCTGGAGGGCCACCAGCCTTCCACGGATAGGGGCAGGAGAAATCTCGGCGATGTAAAGGGGTGAAACGATGGCAGCTGCTCCAACCGCCAGGCCGCCCAGCATCCGCGCAAGAACGAATTGTGTCAGCGTGGTGGGGATGGCTGTGCCAATAGCCGAAATGGCGAAGAATATGGCAGAGAGTACGAGCACCCATCGCCTGCCGAGATAGTCCGCGAGCGGCCCGGCCACCGCCGCGCCAAGGGCACATCCAAGCAGAATGTTCGAGGTTGCCCAACCTTTCAGCTCTGGCGAAAGCTGAAAGTGCTCTGTCAGGTAATCGATAGCGCCCGCTATCACGGCCGTGTCGTATCCAAACAGCAATCCCCCCAGGGCAGCAACGACGGTAAGCAGGAGCACGTAGCCTGTGCTTCCGCGATAGGGTGGAGGCTCTGTGCCGGGAGCATGCTGAAGATGGGCGATCATGGCGAGGACCTTTTGGCAGAGGGCGTTCCCGCCCGTGGATCGAGCAACTCCAAATCACGACATTAAACGGCATTATGGTACTTGTTCCCCTGCGTAGTGCAAGTCAATTGGGAAAGCGTCAATCCCGTGCCCGGTTTGACTCTATCGCTGAAAAGGTGCAGGCTTCAAAAAGCTTTTGGGCGGGCGAGAGGTTCAGCTTGGCAGGACCTGCCTGGCAGGTCCACATCCTGACCGTTTCACCGTCCGGGTTGTGTCTGTTTAGCACAGTTGAGGCTTAAACGTAGGGGCAATCCATGAATTGCCCCTACCGATATGCGATCGATTAGCCATCGGCCCACGTGTTCCGACGGCGATTGATGAATTTCCCGACCGGTGAACCCTTATCGTGCCCGTGAGAAGGGGAAAAGCGTTATCCAATGTTGGACAGACGGACCTGACGAGCAGGTCCCTCCGAAAGGTCGGAGGGGCACGCTTGTCGTGCCCGCAGAACGAAATGGATTATCAACGGTCGAAAAAAACGGACCTGACGAGCAGGTCCCTCCGAGGATGGAGCTGACAGGCAGGTCCTTCCGACCTTGTAGGGGCCATTCATGAATTACCCCTGCAACACATCGCGCTCGGAACATGGCGTGGGTTTTGCAAAAGTGGAGAGGGCTTAACGCGCCAAACTGCTTGAATTCAAATTCAAGCCCGAGATAATATGAAACCGGCCGAAGTGATGCTTCCTCGACGGTTATAAAATAAAAAAACTCTGGAGTCGGTCAAAACCGGAGCGCGTCGCTCCCTCCGAACGGAAAAAGGGACTTTAAAAAAAGACCGAGCCCTGGTCGTTTCCTGAAATTCGGAGCTAAATGGCGATGACCGGAAAATTTGGAATGCTTTTAAAATCTTTTTTGTCAATTCTGCTCGTTGTGACGCTTGTCCTGAAGGTTCCCAGCGGTGCTGGGCGGTTGGTCGCCAGCGAGTCACCTGCGGTGACAGCGTCGCGGAATCTGATTGTCAACGGGGATCTGGAACGTGATGAAGACCGCAAACCGCCGTTCGGCTGGGTCATGTGGGGTGCTCAGCAATATAAAAATCCTGAATATTACCAGCGGGATACACAGATCCGCCGAAGTGGCAAAGCCAGTCTGCGGATTTTTCATCCCAAGGATACAGCGGGCTACATCGTGACCGATCCCGAGTCGGCGATTCGGCCGGAGCCGGGCATGGCCTACGAGATCAGCTTCTTTGCCCGGGCGGACAGGCCCTGCCAGGGGCGTTTTATGGTCATCGGGTACCAGTCGATCCGGCCTTTCATTGACGCGGAATCGCCCTTGAATGCCGCCATTTCTCTGGACACCCAGTGGCGGCAATATCGCTTCGAGATTCGCGAGAGTGTGGATTTCTTTGCCGAGTCCTCCCGCTATCTGATATTGGGATTTCAGGCCGCGGGCGATCCACGCGTGGAGTGTACGATGTGGGTGGATGATGTGGTGGTCATTCCGCGGCGAATGCCGGCAGGAGCGCGACTGATCAACCCCGCCACTTTGTCAATCACACCTCTTCCCCACCGTCTGACACCCGGCGCTTCGTTGGATGTCGCTGCCGATCTCCGGCAGAGCGGACGACCAGCCCTGAAAACGGCCTGCGGCCTGTCGTTTCACAGATTGGTCGGTTTCACCGGTTTTCCTTTCGATGCCAAAGGCGAGTACAACCTGCCGGGCGAATTGGAAATGGCAATCCGCGAATTAAGACTGCCGTTGAGTCGGGTGTATGGGGTAGGACATGAGCCACCCCAAAAAGATCAGCCGCCCTGGTCGATTGAAATGGCGATCGATCGGCTCGCCCTGCTCTGCCGGCGGATCAACCTGCCTTACGAGATGATGGTTGTCGAGCTGGAGGAGCAAAGTGCCAATCGCAAACTTCCGCCGGAGACCTGGGCTCAAGCCGTTCGTTATGCCCGGTCGAAGGGATACGGTTTTCGCTACTGGGAGGTGTCCAACGAACCTTATTCTCAAACCTTCAGCAACAGCGTTGGCATGGGTGGGGCCTTTCCCACTTCCGATGACTATATCGCGCACGTCAAAGCCGTATCGGCTGCCATTCGCAAGGTCGATCCCACGGCCCAGGTGGGAGTGGCTATTCACATCGGCCGGCCACGCTGGGGAAATTACATCCTGAAAAATGCGGCAGGCTCTTATGACTTCGCGGTCGCGCACTATTATGGTTTTGAGAACGCCTACAAAAGCTCGTTCGAGGAGCTTGTTCTCGGGCAGAATTATCGAGTTCTGTATCGCATCCAGCAGACACAGGCCCTCCTCAATGCGTACAACCCCAATCGCCGGGTCTATCAACTGGACACCGAATGGGGGATGCACTCTTCTGGTCCAAATGGAGAACGCCCTGACTATGCCAATCGCAATGGAAATATCATCGGAGTACTCCATCGGGCGATACGCATGATCTACTACGTCCGCGAGCAACCGCTGGCGGGTGCTTCTGGTTGGCAAATGCTGGGCCATTCACGGGGGCTGGGGTTCGATATTCTCGTGACGGATCAGCCCTCCGCCCGCACCATGCTGTACTGGCTGTATTACCACTTCATTCGCCATGTGGGGGACTCTGTGGTGGAGTTTCAGGGAACAGCCCCGTTTGTCACAATGCGTGGCCTGGTCGGCGATCAACAGATCGAAGGCCCCATGACGCCCCTTCTGCTGACCACCGATGCCCAGAAGCGCCAGGTGTTCTGCGTGCTCGCCAATGGATCCTGGACGCAAGAGGTCCCGTGCCGTCTTTTGATCAAAAACTTTCAGGGCCGACTGGCTTTCGCCAAGCTACTCTCCGATGACGATTTGGATCGCTCGCCGCTTCTCACATCGCCAGACAACTTTGTGCGCGATGTCTCGAAGAATTGGAACGTCGAAATCGACAGCGGCGCTACGCAGGTGCGGGGCACACTGCCTGCGCACAGCGTGCTGTTTCTCACGTTGGAGCAGTCGCGCTGAACACGACGCGGAACTTCCTGCTGCTTCGCAAGTTGCGCGTCGCTTTGAGGCTGCATGCTGCCCGCGCCCAGGGCGTGCGAATCG
This is a stretch of genomic DNA from Thermogutta terrifontis. It encodes these proteins:
- the tkt gene encoding transketolase, whose protein sequence is MAEPHTCSIEQLAINTIRTLSMDAVEAAKSGHPGTPMALAPVGYVIFNEILRYDPTHPLWVNRDRFVLSCGHASMLLYSLLHLAQVQQVDENGRPTGELAVPLEHIRQFRQLHSRCPGHPEYRHTSGVEVTTGPLGQGVGTSVGMAIAGKWLAARYNRPGFDLFNYGIYVLCSDGDLMEGISSEAASLAGHLKLGNLCWIYDDNQITIEGHTSLAFSEDVATRFQAYGWDVYRVGDVNDLDSLRNALKRFNPAGERPTLIIVKSIIAWGAPNKQNTHEAHGAPLGEEEIRLTKQFYGWPVDAKFLVPPEVLEHFRQGIGTRGPQFREQWESLFAKYAQSYPQEAEEIRKITSGELPEAWDRDIPTFPADAKGLATRASSGKVLNAVAKRIPWMIGGSADLAPSNNTLLTFPEAGHFAANNYAGRNLHYGIREHAMGAISNGLALCGLRPYAGTFLVFSDYMRPAIRLAALMELPVLHIFTHDSIGVGEDGPTHQPVEHVAALRAIPHLVVIRPADANEVAEAYRVALRMRRNPVALILTRQNLPTLDRSQYASAAGLACGAYILAEASKLPPDVILIGTGSEVAVCLAARELLAQDGIAARVVSMPSWELFESQPEEYRRSVLPPEVAARVAVEAGIAQGWERYLGPKGIFVGMKGFGASAPAGVLMKHFGITPENVAAAAKKSLGQA
- a CDS encoding YqgE/AlgH family protein produces the protein MESLQGHLLAASPYLVDPNFVGTVVLIIQHNENGAFGVILNRLHPKRIKELWAEVSNTPCVNDRFLNIGGPVSGPLMALHDVPELAELEVIPGVYFSLQRHNLERLMTEEGHEARVFLGHSGWAGGQLEGELAQGSWLVAKATKDLVFPENERELWKRVVFSIGRTILVNALNLRHQPAHPWLN
- a CDS encoding PmoA family protein, which gives rise to MTERSFPRCWRSSFFWAIPVAAAIAFPTGGAGKEPSPAATFSIQKTDHGVEILGNGELWAAYVADGEFKPYVWPIIGPTGKPFTREWPMGPGEGEKHDHPHQRSLWFTHGDVNGISFWEEAPGRGKTVHREFVTLEGGAKAVVVTRNDWVAPDGTVLLNDVRKLVFYPLGENRVIDFAIRLTAVADNVTFGDTKEGTFGLRVADSMTVDAKKGGKIVNSEGQEDKDAWGKKAKWVDYSGPVDSEIVGIAVLNHPSSFRFPTYWHVRTYGLFAANPFGWHDFVGRSDVSGAYTLGKGQSIELRYRVILHKGRTAEAKIPQLYEEYAAEPPLPLP
- a CDS encoding MlaE family ABC transporter permease, coding for MSTASLRSPNGLPGVPGGMLNNFAQWVADVGARTMDWIVGLGSISLFFARTLRWLVIRRPRRETIIWNFYQIGVLSLPVVALTGTFVGMVLAVQSYAQFKMLNLETRLGAVINMSLVRELGPVLAATMLAGRVGSAMAAELGTMRVTEQIDALAVMGADPIHYLVVPRFLACLVLIPALTLVADFMGVVGGYYYSVYLLHIDAYYYLQNSANYVGWFDLFSGTAKTLFFGGAIAVIGCHHGFHCDPGAEGVGRAATYAFVHSFVTILLLDLLLGIGFDALYNVLFPQGPRLI
- a CDS encoding ABC transporter ATP-binding protein, whose product is MTYATEPHVSPTATAAPTDGHVLVEVDHLTVTFGRQTVLRDISLQIRRGETVAILGESGCGKTVFLKTLVALQRPTRGKVFFDGQDLFRLNAAELAQLRTRMGFVFQNAALFDSMTIGENIAFPLRQHRQLSEDEIQAIVRARVAEVGLPMSVLRKKPGEISGGMRKRVGLARALALEPELMLYDEPTTGLDPIMSDVINELILRTRRQHPVTSVIVTHDMRTATKVCDRIVMLYPLARLKPGESQILYDGPAAEIEKADDRRVIQFVRGEAGERLMEMAREENNHPHSAEESAHG
- a CDS encoding MlaD family protein encodes the protein MDERLMQFRIGVMVLASILIAAILLVTFGEWRWPFPAEYTIYIRFPEAPGVAERSPLRKSGIVIGHVTDVQLTPEGNVLVTARVERKYVLRRNEVCRLNRALLGDSTLEISLSPDPNASTEPLKEGDVMQGIVPPDPIVILTNLQERLVTAINSVNQTAADLGDTVRSVNRILTDNEQQLKDLLANANKTVTLAQQTVSNANDIVGDPELKQRLKDTLSRVPQVVDDLRHTLDEANQTIRVARENLDNLRGVTSPLAENGAAMVRRLDTSLQNLERVTAQLAEFGENLNREDSTLGRLVRDPTLYQKLDRTMTNVQQLTQDLRPVISDLRVFSDKIARHPELLGVRGALERQAGTKGLPNIPSFGEETVPVPQAEPPRRFSILPGTFR
- a CDS encoding sugar porter family MFS transporter, with protein sequence MIAHLQHAPGTEPPPYRGSTGYVLLLTVVAALGGLLFGYDTAVIAGAIDYLTEHFQLSPELKGWATSNILLGCALGAAVAGPLADYLGRRWVLVLSAIFFAISAIGTAIPTTLTQFVLARMLGGLAVGAAAIVSPLYIAEISPAPIRGRLVALQQIAIISGMVVVAIVNWVIALQGDHAWNVTTGWRWMFGSETLPAVLFLACLTLVPESPRWLIKMGRTADALAVLTRLAGPERANWEAADIQRTVAEETGRLSELLRPGYRRILVIGVILAILQQITGINAIVYYTPSIFRSSGSTDIWALFWTIITQAVNLTFTLVAIAVVDRLGRKPLLLLTSTAMGVSLVLLGWAFHQQLPNTWVVVFIQLYMASFAVGMGPVVWVVLAEMFPTRTRGLAMGIATVALWLADFLITQTAPMMYAAWGPASAFWTYAVMCAVCLVFVLLFVPETKGKTLEEIERSFLKLGTTASR